A part of Aegilops tauschii subsp. strangulata cultivar AL8/78 chromosome 2, Aet v6.0, whole genome shotgun sequence genomic DNA contains:
- the LOC109750047 gene encoding expansin-B5-like gives MACSRDIFLSATFAVLSILSLPRATHGWANGGATWYGGPNGDGSEGGACGYKSDVGQDPFSSLIAAGGVGIFKNGKGCGSCYQVRCKENPECSGKHVTVVITDQCPDAQCQKRPHFDMSGTAFGAMAKPGMADKLRNAGVLNIEFERVPCKYHGKKISFKMDSGANPFYLAMLVEYEAGDGDLNSVEVMEAGGKKGYAKWEKMRQSWGALWCMESKTGKPLEAPFSFRLTSSSGKVLVANNVVPAGWNAGKCYESKVNYPA, from the exons ATGGCTTGCAGTCGAGACATATTCCTATCTGCCACCTTCGCCGTCCTGTCAATCCTATCACTCCCAAGGGCGACGCACGGCTGGGCGAACGGCGGCGCAACGTGGTACGGCGGCCCTAACGGCGACGGCAGCGAAg GTGGCGCGTGTGGTTATAAAAGCGATGTCGGCCAGGACCCGTTCTCGTCGTTGATCGCCGCCGGCGGAGTGGGCATCTTCAAGAACGGCAAAGGCTGCGGTTCATGCTATCAG GTCAGGTGCAAAGAGAACCCGGAATGCTCCGGCAAGCACGTGACCGTCGTCATCACCGACCAGTGCCCCGACGCGCAGTGTCAGAAGAGGCCGCACTTCGACATGAGCGGCACCGCCTTCGGCGCCATGGCCAAGCCCGGGATGGCCGATAAACTGCGTAACGCCGGAGTCCTCAATATCGAATTCGAGAG GGTGCCGTGCAAGTACCATGGCAAGAAGATTAGCTTCAAGATGGACTCGGGCGCCAACCCATTCTACCTCGCCATGCTGGTCGAATACGAGGCCGGCGACGGAGACCTTAACTCCGTGGAAGTCATGGAGGCCGGCGGCAAAAAAGGCTACGCCAAGTGGGAAAAGATGCGGCAGTCGTGGGGCGCCCTGTGGTGCATGGAGTCCAAGACCGGGAAGCCTCTGGAAGCCCCATTCTCCTTCCGGCTCACCTCGAGTTCCGGCAAGGTGCTCGTCGCCAATAATGTCGTCCCCGCCGGGTGGAATGCTGGGAAGTGCTACGAGTCCAAGGTGAACTACCCCGCCTGA